A genomic segment from Spinacia oleracea cultivar Varoflay chromosome 3, BTI_SOV_V1, whole genome shotgun sequence encodes:
- the LOC130470003 gene encoding uncharacterized protein — protein MSPYRLIFGKGCHLPVKIEHKSYWAVKQCNMDYDLVGQKRKLSLQKLEEIRLEAYENAQMYKDKTKAFHDKRIVKTTFFVGQKVLLYNARLKLFLGKLRSRGLGPFVITNIFDHGAVEIKCVDSGKVFKVNGHRLKAFYEYEQAGMIEEIKLSISFIFISL, from the coding sequence ATGTCACCATATCGACTTATTTTTGGGAAAGGTTGTCATTTACCTGTGAAAATCGAGCATAAGTCTTATTGGGCTGTTAAGCAATGTAATATGGATTATGATTTGGTTGGGCAGAAGAGAAAACTTAGTTTGCAAAAGCTTGAAGAAATCAGATTAGAGGCTTATGAAAATGCTCAGATGTACAAAGACAAAACTAAGGCATTTCATGATAAAAGGATAGTCAAAACTACTTTTTTTGTAGGACAAAAAGTTCTTTTATACAATGCTCGTTTGAAATTATTCCTTGGCAAACTTCGATCTAGAGGGCTTGGTCCCTTTGTTATTACTAATATATTTGATCATGGTGCAGTTGAGATTAAATGTGTGGATTCTGGTAAAGTATTCAAGGTGAATGGTCACAGATTAAAAGCATTCTATGAGTATGAACAAGCAGGGATGATTGAAGAAATAaagctttcaatttcatttattttcatttccctataa
- the LOC110778070 gene encoding uncharacterized protein, with amino-acid sequence MGERTLKEMAAPNTRDDPLYIVFPELDKPLKLNSGFLNLLPKYYGKSGENPHRHLKEFKVVCSSMNLEGVEQDHIRLHAFPFSLQDLAKDWLYDLPAGSITTWNVMASTFLGQYFPASLIGSIRTEICGIRKHDNESLYEYKERFKRLCSSCPQHQISDQLLIQYFYEDLLPNDRGMIDASSGGALLDKTPTQARALISNMAQNTQQHGTRNDVKRVNGVDLSGIQNQLQENAQQISTLTTLVSKIVASNESKARVCGICYNESHPTDKCPDLQSEDVNAIDGYSGQRKYDPYSQTYNEGWKDHPNIRYGNRPQLPQSNQPRQYGQPNHPSQSDPSLEDLVKQLTNQIGQVHNQRIEYQKKTDTRLHHIDTQIGQICTSLCNLETQLSGKLPSQTIPNPNGHVKAITLRSGKVLTEPKMKSREVEKEIEVNPEVGSGERVETEGIVKDNEKENEGKSKTESDSVVSRFKELPPFPSRFSKAKKESLDNEMLETFRKIEVNIPFLMQLNKYLVMQSF; translated from the coding sequence CCTCATCGACATTTAAAagagtttaaggttgtttgttctTCTATGAATCTTGAAGGAGTCGAACAGGATCATATTAGATTGCatgcttttcctttttctttgcaaGATTTGGCTAAAGATTGGTTGTATGATCTTCCTGCTGGATCAATTACGACTTGGAATGTTATGGCATCAACTTTTCTAGGACAGTACTTTCCAGCAAGTCTAATTGGATCCATCAGGACGGAGATATGTGGCATTAGGAAGCATGATAATGAGTCCTTGTATGAGTATAAGGAACGTTTTAAGAGATTGTGTTCCTCATGTCCCCAACATCAGATTAGTGACCAACTATTAATTCAGTACTTTTATGAAGACCTATTGCCTAATGATAGGGGTATGATAGATGCTTCGAGTGGGGGGGCATTACTAGACAAAACACCAACCCAAGCTAGGGCTTTAATTTCTAATATGGCTCAAAACACCCAACAACATGGTACTAGAAATGATGTTAAAAGAGTAAATGGAGTTGATTTAAGTGGTATTCAGAATCAATTACAAGAAAATGCTCAACAAATTTCTACCTTAACTACTCTCGTGTCTAAAATTGTTGCTAGTAACGAGTCTAAAGCTAGAGTTTGTGGAATTTGCTATAATGAGTCTCATCCTACTGATAAATGTCCTGACTTGCAATCTGAAGATGTGAATGCTATAGATGGTTATTCTGGTCAAAGAAAATATGATCCTTACTCACAAACTTATAATGAAGGTTGGAAAGACCACCCTAATATAAGGTATGGAAATAGACCACAACTTCCACAATCTAATCAACCAAGGCAATATGGTCAACCAAATCACCCATCCCAATCTGATCCTTCACTAGAAGACTTAGTTAAGCAACTAACTAATCAAATAGGGCAAGTCCATAATCAGCGTATTGAGTATCAAAAGAAAACTGACACGCGCCTTCATCACATAGACACTCAAATAGGTCAGATTTGCACTTCTTTATGTAATCTTGAAACTCAATTATCAGGTAAACTTCCATCACAAACAATCCCTAATCCCAATGGTCATGTTAAAGCTATCACACTTAGGAGTGGTAAAGTGTTAACTGAACCTAAAATGAAAAGTCgtgaagttgaaaaagagataGAAGTCAATCCTGAAGTTGGATCAGGGGAAAGAGTGGAAACTGAGGGTATTGTGAAGGacaatgaaaaagaaaatgaagggAAGAGTAAAACTGAATCTGATTCTGTTGTTTCTCGTTTTAAAGAATTGCCTCCTTTCCCTTCTCGATTTTCCAAAGCTAAGAAAGAGAGTCTTGACAATGAAATGCTAGAAACTTTTAGGAAAATTGAAGTCAATATCCCCTTCTTGATGCAATTAAACAAGTACCTCGTTATGCAAAGTttctga